From one Brachypodium distachyon strain Bd21 chromosome 4, Brachypodium_distachyon_v3.0, whole genome shotgun sequence genomic stretch:
- the LOC100830654 gene encoding GDSL esterase/lipase At2g04570, whose translation MSSLQIYLQLAWLLILSALLLAGTGIMAGGSSSAAKKKKVPAIIVFGDSSVDTGNNNFIPTVARSNFWPYGRDFGPAGAGGLPTGRFSNGRLATDFISEAFGLPATIPAYLDTSLTIDDLATGVSFASAATGLDNATAGVLSVITIAQQLRYFKEYKERLRLSKLGEAGAEEIVSGALYVWSVGTNDFIENYYAMPGRRAQDGTVGEYEKYLLGLAEAAIREVHALGGRKMDFTGLTPMGCLPAERVGNRDDPGECNEEYNAVAKSFNGHLRDTVVPRLNKELPGLRLVYADTYDLLDAVVRNPADYGFENAVQGCCGTGLFEAGYFCSLSTSFLCTNANKYVFFDAIHPTERMYNIIADTVMNTTLHVFL comes from the exons ATGTCGTCGCTCCAGATATACCTGCAGCTGGCGTGGCTGCTGATCTTgtcggcgctgctgctggccggcACCGGAATAATGGCCGGCgggtcgtcgtcggccgccaagaagaagaaggttcCGGCGATCATCGTGTTCGGCGACTCGTCGGTGGACACGGGCAACAACAACTTCATCCCGACCGTGGCGCGGAGCAACTTCTGGCCGTACGGCCGGGACTTCGGCccagcaggcgccggcgggctcCCCACGGGCCGCTTCTCCAACGGCCGCCTGGCCACGGACTTCATCTCCGAGGCCTTCGGCCTGCCCGCCACGATCCCGGCCTACCTCGACACCAGCCTCACCATCGACGACCTCGCCACGGGGGTCTCCTTCGCGTCCGCCGCCACGGGGCTCGACAACGCCACGGCCGGCGTCCTCTCCGTGATCACCATCGCCCAGCAGCTGCGCTACTTCAAGGAGTACAAGGAACGGCTCAGGCTCTCAAAATTAGGCGAGGCGGGAGCGGAGGAGATCGTGTCCGGGGCGCTCTACGTCTGGAGCGTCGGCACCAACGACTTCATCGAGAACTACTACGCCATGCCGGGCCGGAGGGCGCAGGACGGCACGGTGGGGGAGTACGAGAAGTACTTGCTGGGACTCGCCGAGGCGGCCATCCGGGAGGTGCACGCGCTGGGGGGCAGGAAGATGGACTTCACGGGGCTCACGCCCATGGGGTGCCTCCCCGCGGAGCGCGTCGGGAACCGGGACGACCCCGGGGAGTGCAACGAGGAGTACAACGCCGTCGCGAAGAGCTTCAACGGACACCTCCGGGACACGGTTGTTCCCAGGCTCAACAAGGAGCTCCCCGGACTGCGCCTCGTCTACGCCGACACTTACGAcctcctcgacgccgtcgTACGCAACCCCGCCGACTACG GTTTCGAGAACGCTGTGCAAGGATGCTGCGGGACAGGTCTTTTCGAGGCCGGCTACTTTTGCAGCCTGAGCACCTCGTTTCTGTGCACAAACGCAAACAAGTACGTCTTCTTCGACGCCATCCATCCGACGGAGAGGATGTACAACATCATTGCCGATACAGTCATGAACACCACGTTGCATGTCTTCCTCTGA
- the LOC100830965 gene encoding GDSL esterase/lipase At4g26790, producing MSSQSLQQSSPVLAKILTYFLLLLSSSATSVAAAGKKVTAIIVFGDSTVDPGNNDYIPTVARGNFPPYGRDFDGGVATGRFSNGRLVTDFFSEAFGLAPTVPAYLDGSYTIDQLARGVSFASGGTGLDPLTAQIASVIPLSQQLEYFKEYKERLKEAKGEAAAEEIVAGALYLFSIGTNDFLVNYFVLPLRRAHYTPSEYVAFLAGLAGAAVRETYGLGARNIVFSGLAPFGCMPAARTMNRVNPGECNEEYNRAALEFNAAVRDAVVGAELPGARVVYSELYGVVSDMVGSPEEHGFENAAEGCCGTGYIETSVLCGMDQAFTCRDADKYVFFDSVHPSERAYEIVADHVLSTALHVFL from the exons ATGTCTTCCCAGAGCCTGCAACAGTCCAGCCCAGTACTGGCAAAGATCCTGACGTatttcctgctgctgctgtcgtcGTCGGCAACAAGCGTGGCCGCGGCCGGGAAGAAGGTCACGGCGATCATCGTGTTTGGGGACTCGACGGTGGATCCGGGCAACAACGACTACATCCCGACCGTGGCCAGGGGCAACTTCCCGCCGTACGGGCGCGActtcgacggcggcgtcgccaCCGGCCGCTTCTCCAACGGCCGCCTCGTCACCGACTTCTTCTCGGAGGCGTTCGGGCTGGCGCCCACCGTGCCGGCATACCTCGACGGCAGCTACACCATCGaccagctcgcccgcggcgtCAGCTTCGCCTCCGGAGGCACCGGGCTCGACCCTTTGACTGCACAAATCGCA TCAGTGATACCGTTGAGCCAACAGCTGGAGTACTTCAAGGAGTACAAGGAGCGTCTCAAGGAGGCCAAGggggaggccgcggcggaggagatcgTCGCCGGGGCGCTCTACCTCTTCAGCATCGGCACCAACGACTTCCTCGTCAACTACTTCGTGCTGCCTCTCCGTCGCGCCCACTACACGCCCTCGGAGTACGTCGCGTTCCTGGCGGGCCTCGCGGGCGCCGCCGTGCGCGAGACGTACGGGCTCGGCGCCCGCAATATCGTCTTCAGCGGGCTCGCGCCGTTCGGGTGCATGCCCGCTGCCAGGACGATGAACCGCGTGAACCCCGGTGAGTGCAACGAGGAGTACAACCGGGCTGCGCTGGAGTTCAACGCCGCGGTCCGGGACGCCGTCGTGGGCGCTGAGCTTCCGGGAGCGAGGGTGGTGTACTCGGAGCTGTACGGTGTGGTGTCTGACATGGTGGGCAGCCCGGAGGAGCACGGGTTCGAGAACGCGGCGGAGGGGTGCTGCGGCACGGGGTACATCGAGACGTCGGTCCTGTGCGGCATGGACCAGGCGTTCACGTGCCGGGACGCCGACAAGTACGTCTTCTTCGACTCGGTGCATCCTTCGGAGCGGGCGTACGAGATTGTTGCGGACCATGTTTTGAGTACCGCGTTGCACGTGTTCCTGTga
- the LOC100838511 gene encoding DNA-binding protein SMUBP-2 isoform X3 — MHSMASAFASTEVQNDGAAFSMEASFEGNLGFINLAQPYLAATPMPKGQEALCLKASTHYPTLFDHFQRELRDVLLKQQNQGLISDWRSTQSWMILKELPNSSQHRKGTRKPKSPAMHSTLGVSLDKTRLMQTKIDDFVKKMSDLLHIERDAELEFTQEELNATPKTDSRLKQPLKPVEYLVNHGQAEQEQCDTVCNLNVISSSNGLGGLRLVLFRVEGTHKLPPSTLSPGNMVCVRTCNNRGEVGASCMQGFVHNLGEDGFSITVAFKSRGGDPTFSKFSGKSVRIDRIQALADGLTYERNCEALMLLQRKGLQKTNASIGAVATLFGDKEDMKMLENNNMADWGESAMPVDGLLEKYNYDFDASQSHAIALGLNKKRPIVVIQGPPGTGKTGLLSNLIRCAVQQRERVLVTAPSNAAVDNMVEKLSGTGLNIVRVGNPSRISPSVSSKSLGEIVKRSLEKFTQEFQMKKSNLRKDLNHCIQDDSLAAGIRQRLKKLGKNFRKKENETIKEILSNAEVVLSTNIGAADPLIKGIGFFDLVIIDEAGQAIEPSCWIPILQGKRCILAGDQHQLAPVILSREAMEGGLGISLLQRASSLHDGLLTTQLTMQYRMHESIASWASNEMYSGLLKSSPSVASRLLVDYPFIQETWITRCALLLLDTRMPYGSLNIDCEEHLDFAGTGSFYNNGEADIVVQHVLNLVLCGVSPTAIAVQSPYIAQVQLLRDTLEEYPEAYGVEVSTIDSFQGREADAVVISMVRSNSLGAVGFLGDSRRMNVAITRARRHVVLVCDSSTICNNAFLARLLRHIRLNGQVRHVEPGSYGGDSGLGFSPPALPSIS; from the exons ATGCACTCAATGGCCTCCGCATTTGCTTCCACAGAAGTGCAGAATGATGGAGCAGCATTCTCAATGGAGGCGTCATTTGAAGGCAACCTGGGGTTTATAAATCTGGCACAGCCTTACCTCGCTGCCACTCCCATGCCCAAGGGGCAGGAAGCTCTCTGCCTCAAAGCGTCCACCCACTACCCCACCCTCTTTGATCACTTCCAACGGGAACTCCGTGATGTTCTATTGAAACAGCAAAATCAGGGCCTTATTTCTGATTGGCGTTCCACACAATCCTGGATGATTCTGAAAGAATTGCCTAACTCGTCCCAGCATCGGAAAGGTACCCGCAAACCTAAATCTCCAGCTATGCACAGTACCCTTGGGGTAAGCCTCGACAAGACAAGGTTGATGCAGACAAAAATTGATGACTTTGTCAAGAAAATGTCTGACCTTCTACACATTGAGCGAGATGCAGAGCTGGAGTTCACCCAGGAAGAGTTGAATGCCACCCCAAAAACGGATAGTCGGTTGAAGCAGCCACTCAAACCAGTTGAATACTTGGTGAACCATGGTCAGGCAGAACAAGAGCAGTGTGACACTGTTTGCAATTTGAATGTTATCAGTAGCTCAAATG GGTTGGGAGGCTTGCGTTTGGTTCTATTTAGAGTGGAAGGCACCCATAAACTACCTCCATCCACACTCTCTCCTGGGAACATGGTTTGTGTGAGGACATGCAATAACCGGGGTGAGGTTGGTGCCTCTTGTATGCAAGGATTTGTACATAATCTTGGCGAGGATGGTTTCAGTATTACTGTTGCTTTCAAATCTCGTGGTGGTGATCCTACCTTCTCCAAATTTTCTGGTAAAAGTGTGCGGATTGATAGGATACAAGCGTTGGCTGATGGACTCACATATGAG CGCAATTGTGAAGCACTGATGCTTCTGCAGAGGAAAGGTCTGCAGAAAACAAATGCTTCCATTGGGGCAGTAGCCACTTTGTTCGGGGACAAGGAAGACATGAAGATGCTGGAGAATAATAATATGGCTGATTGGGGTGAATCAGCAATGCCTGTTGATGGTTTATTGGAGAAGTACAACTATGATTTTGATGCCTCGCAGTCACATGCTATTGCACTAGGCTTGAACAAGAAAAGGCCTATCGTAGTTATCCAAGGGCCTCCTGGTACAGGCAAGACTGGTTTGCTTAGCAATCTCATTAGATGTGCTGTCCAACAGCGTGAACGTGTTCTTGTAACAGCTCCAAGCAATGCAGCAGTCGATAACATGGTGGAGAAGTTGTCAGGTACAGGGCTTAACATTGTACGGGTTGGAAATCCCTCTAGGATATCTCCATCTGTTTCATCAAAATCCTTGGGGGAGATTGTGAAGAGGAGTCTCGAGAAGTTCACACAAGAGTTTCAGATGAAAAAATCCAACTTAAGAAAGGACTTAAATCATTGCATACAGGACGATTCCTTAGCTGCAGGAATACGTCAACGACTAAAAAAACTTGGTAAGAACTTcagaaagaaggaaaatgaaaCAATCAAGGAGATACTTTCAAATGCTGAGGTTGTTCTCTCAACTAATATAGGGGCAGCCGACCCACTTATCAAGGGTATTGGTTTCTTTGACCTCGTCATTATAGATGAAGCTGGACAAGCAATTGAACCCTCATGCTGGATCCCTATACTACAGGGAAAGCGATGCATTCTTGCTGGTGATCAGCACCAGCTTGCACCTGTAATATTATCCAGAGAGGCTATGGAAGGTGGGCTAGGAATATCTTTACTGCAGAGGGCTTCATCATTGCACGATGGGCTACTGACTACACAGTTAACAATGCAATACAGAATGCATGAATCAATAGCCAGTTGGGCATCGAACGAGATGTATTCTGGGTTGCTCAAATCCTCACCATCAGTCGCTTCTCGCCTTCTTGTTGACTATCCATTTATCCAG GAAACTTGGATAACTCGGTGTGCGTTGCTTTTACTTGATACTCGTATGCCATATGGAAGTTTAAATATCGACTGCGAGGAGCATCTAGATTTTGCTGGTACAGGATCATTTTATAACAACGGTGAGGCAGATATAGTTGTGCAGCATGTACTCAATCTTGTACTATGCG GGGTCTCTCCAACTGCCATTGCAGTTCAATCTCCTTACATTGCGCAGGTACAACTGCTAAGAGATACACTAGAAGAGTATCCAGAGGCTTATGGGGTTGAGGTTTCAACCATAGATAGTTTCCAGGGGAGAGAGGCAGACGCAGTGGTCATATCAATG GTTCGGTCGAACTCCTTGGGAGCCGTAGGATTCCTTGGTGACAGCAGGCGCATGAATGTAGCCATTACTAGGGCACGGCGGCATGTCGTGCTTGTGTGTGATAGTTCTACTATTTGTAACAATGCTTTCCTGGCCAGACTCCTTCGCCATATCCGTCTCAATGGCCAAGTAAGACATGTTGAACCTGGTTCCTATGGAGGTGATTCTGGTCTTGGTTTCAGCCCCCCTGCCTTGCCCTCCATCAGTTAG
- the LOC100823613 gene encoding uncharacterized protein LOC100823613, with the protein MAKSGTEEWRRNADTHKMSPEEVRAAGVEASMRPPGRAGGGGGPGEVLHQRGGRLPYGPGTMALLGFGIVGVIGYMVLYQKARPGTPATEVAKVAVGHGDPAIARRDDAAAEKRQDAPPPPPPRQGK; encoded by the coding sequence ATGGCGAAGAGCGGGACGGAGGAGTGGCGGCGCAACGCGGACACGCACAAGATGAGCCCGGAGGAGGTgagggcggcgggcgtggAGGCGTCCATGCGCccgccgggccgggccggcggcggcggcggcccagggGAGGTCCTGCACCAGCGCGGCGGCAGGCTGCCGTATGGGCCGGGCACCATGGCCCTGCTCGGGTTCGGCATCGTCGGCGTCATCGGCTACATGGTGCTGTACCAGAAGGCCAGGCCCGGCACACCGGCCACCGAGGTCGCCAAGGTGGCCGTCGGCCATGGCGACCCTGCCATAGCCCGCCGCGACGATGCGGCCGCCGAGAAGCGACaagacgcgccgccgccgccgccgccacgccaaGGGAAGTAG
- the LOC100838511 gene encoding DNA-binding protein SMUBP-2 isoform X1 — protein sequence MAMKHAKYQFLFSSCATVLHVRRRKLKLLPSPYFLSSTSSAPISSVPEGYFRLVLFAGPSEQVLLPTDSHSTTPHSTSNNENRNKGRRRSGRKRKETANQERECVPSAEEVFTRIGALYESGDPLGRKELGRCVVQWLKLGMHSMASAFASTEVQNDGAAFSMEASFEGNLGFINLAQPYLAATPMPKGQEALCLKASTHYPTLFDHFQRELRDVLLKQQNQGLISDWRSTQSWMILKELPNSSQHRKGTRKPKSPAMHSTLGVSLDKTRLMQTKIDDFVKKMSDLLHIERDAELEFTQEELNATPKTDSRLKQPLKPVEYLVNHGQAEQEQCDTVCNLNVISSSNGLGGLRLVLFRVEGTHKLPPSTLSPGNMVCVRTCNNRGEVGASCMQGFVHNLGEDGFSITVAFKSRGGDPTFSKFSGKSVRIDRIQALADGLTYERNCEALMLLQRKGLQKTNASIGAVATLFGDKEDMKMLENNNMADWGESAMPVDGLLEKYNYDFDASQSHAIALGLNKKRPIVVIQGPPGTGKTGLLSNLIRCAVQQRERVLVTAPSNAAVDNMVEKLSGTGLNIVRVGNPSRISPSVSSKSLGEIVKRSLEKFTQEFQMKKSNLRKDLNHCIQDDSLAAGIRQRLKKLGKNFRKKENETIKEILSNAEVVLSTNIGAADPLIKGIGFFDLVIIDEAGQAIEPSCWIPILQGKRCILAGDQHQLAPVILSREAMEGGLGISLLQRASSLHDGLLTTQLTMQYRMHESIASWASNEMYSGLLKSSPSVASRLLVDYPFIQETWITRCALLLLDTRMPYGSLNIDCEEHLDFAGTGSFYNNGEADIVVQHVLNLVLCGVSPTAIAVQSPYIAQVQLLRDTLEEYPEAYGVEVSTIDSFQGREADAVVISMVRSNSLGAVGFLGDSRRMNVAITRARRHVVLVCDSSTICNNAFLARLLRHIRLNGQVRHVEPGSYGGDSGLGFSPPALPSIS from the exons ATGGCCATGAAGCATGCAAAATATCA gttcttgttttcttcttgtgcTACGGTGCTACATGTAAGGAGGAGGAAATTGAAGCTACTTCCATCGCCATATTTCCTGTCCAGCACTAGTTCTGCTCCTATCTCTTCTGTACCGGAAGGTTATTTTCGATTGGTCCTGTTTGCAGGCCCTAGTGAACAAGTATTATTACCAACTGATTCTCATTCAACTACCCCTCATAGCACCAGTAACAATGAAAACCGAAacaagggaaggaggagaagcggGAGAAAGAGGAAGGAGACAGCAAATCAAGAAAGGGAGTGTGTGCCATCTGCAGAGGAAGTGTTCACTAGAATAGGTGCACTCTATGAAAGTGGTGACCCCCTTGGGCGGAAGGAGCTGGGCCGGTGTGTGGTGCAATGGCTAAAGCTGGGCATGCACTCAATGGCCTCCGCATTTGCTTCCACAGAAGTGCAGAATGATGGAGCAGCATTCTCAATGGAGGCGTCATTTGAAGGCAACCTGGGGTTTATAAATCTGGCACAGCCTTACCTCGCTGCCACTCCCATGCCCAAGGGGCAGGAAGCTCTCTGCCTCAAAGCGTCCACCCACTACCCCACCCTCTTTGATCACTTCCAACGGGAACTCCGTGATGTTCTATTGAAACAGCAAAATCAGGGCCTTATTTCTGATTGGCGTTCCACACAATCCTGGATGATTCTGAAAGAATTGCCTAACTCGTCCCAGCATCGGAAAGGTACCCGCAAACCTAAATCTCCAGCTATGCACAGTACCCTTGGGGTAAGCCTCGACAAGACAAGGTTGATGCAGACAAAAATTGATGACTTTGTCAAGAAAATGTCTGACCTTCTACACATTGAGCGAGATGCAGAGCTGGAGTTCACCCAGGAAGAGTTGAATGCCACCCCAAAAACGGATAGTCGGTTGAAGCAGCCACTCAAACCAGTTGAATACTTGGTGAACCATGGTCAGGCAGAACAAGAGCAGTGTGACACTGTTTGCAATTTGAATGTTATCAGTAGCTCAAATG GGTTGGGAGGCTTGCGTTTGGTTCTATTTAGAGTGGAAGGCACCCATAAACTACCTCCATCCACACTCTCTCCTGGGAACATGGTTTGTGTGAGGACATGCAATAACCGGGGTGAGGTTGGTGCCTCTTGTATGCAAGGATTTGTACATAATCTTGGCGAGGATGGTTTCAGTATTACTGTTGCTTTCAAATCTCGTGGTGGTGATCCTACCTTCTCCAAATTTTCTGGTAAAAGTGTGCGGATTGATAGGATACAAGCGTTGGCTGATGGACTCACATATGAG CGCAATTGTGAAGCACTGATGCTTCTGCAGAGGAAAGGTCTGCAGAAAACAAATGCTTCCATTGGGGCAGTAGCCACTTTGTTCGGGGACAAGGAAGACATGAAGATGCTGGAGAATAATAATATGGCTGATTGGGGTGAATCAGCAATGCCTGTTGATGGTTTATTGGAGAAGTACAACTATGATTTTGATGCCTCGCAGTCACATGCTATTGCACTAGGCTTGAACAAGAAAAGGCCTATCGTAGTTATCCAAGGGCCTCCTGGTACAGGCAAGACTGGTTTGCTTAGCAATCTCATTAGATGTGCTGTCCAACAGCGTGAACGTGTTCTTGTAACAGCTCCAAGCAATGCAGCAGTCGATAACATGGTGGAGAAGTTGTCAGGTACAGGGCTTAACATTGTACGGGTTGGAAATCCCTCTAGGATATCTCCATCTGTTTCATCAAAATCCTTGGGGGAGATTGTGAAGAGGAGTCTCGAGAAGTTCACACAAGAGTTTCAGATGAAAAAATCCAACTTAAGAAAGGACTTAAATCATTGCATACAGGACGATTCCTTAGCTGCAGGAATACGTCAACGACTAAAAAAACTTGGTAAGAACTTcagaaagaaggaaaatgaaaCAATCAAGGAGATACTTTCAAATGCTGAGGTTGTTCTCTCAACTAATATAGGGGCAGCCGACCCACTTATCAAGGGTATTGGTTTCTTTGACCTCGTCATTATAGATGAAGCTGGACAAGCAATTGAACCCTCATGCTGGATCCCTATACTACAGGGAAAGCGATGCATTCTTGCTGGTGATCAGCACCAGCTTGCACCTGTAATATTATCCAGAGAGGCTATGGAAGGTGGGCTAGGAATATCTTTACTGCAGAGGGCTTCATCATTGCACGATGGGCTACTGACTACACAGTTAACAATGCAATACAGAATGCATGAATCAATAGCCAGTTGGGCATCGAACGAGATGTATTCTGGGTTGCTCAAATCCTCACCATCAGTCGCTTCTCGCCTTCTTGTTGACTATCCATTTATCCAG GAAACTTGGATAACTCGGTGTGCGTTGCTTTTACTTGATACTCGTATGCCATATGGAAGTTTAAATATCGACTGCGAGGAGCATCTAGATTTTGCTGGTACAGGATCATTTTATAACAACGGTGAGGCAGATATAGTTGTGCAGCATGTACTCAATCTTGTACTATGCG GGGTCTCTCCAACTGCCATTGCAGTTCAATCTCCTTACATTGCGCAGGTACAACTGCTAAGAGATACACTAGAAGAGTATCCAGAGGCTTATGGGGTTGAGGTTTCAACCATAGATAGTTTCCAGGGGAGAGAGGCAGACGCAGTGGTCATATCAATG GTTCGGTCGAACTCCTTGGGAGCCGTAGGATTCCTTGGTGACAGCAGGCGCATGAATGTAGCCATTACTAGGGCACGGCGGCATGTCGTGCTTGTGTGTGATAGTTCTACTATTTGTAACAATGCTTTCCTGGCCAGACTCCTTCGCCATATCCGTCTCAATGGCCAAGTAAGACATGTTGAACCTGGTTCCTATGGAGGTGATTCTGGTCTTGGTTTCAGCCCCCCTGCCTTGCCCTCCATCAGTTAG
- the LOC100838511 gene encoding DNA-binding protein SMUBP-2 isoform X2, translating to MAMKHAKYQFLFSSCATVLHVRRRKLKLLPSPYFLSSTSSAPISSVPEGYFRLVLFAGPSEQVLLPTDSHSTTPHSTSNNENRNKGRRRSGRKRKETANQERECVPSAEEVFTRIGALYESGDPLGRKELGRCVVQWLKLGMHSMASAFASTEVQNDGAAFSMEASFEGNLGFINLAQPYLAATPMPKGQEALCLKASTHYPTLFDHFQRELRDVLLKQQNQGLISDWRSTQSWMILKELPNSSQHRKGTRKPKSPAMHSTLGVSLDKTRLMQTKIDDFVKKMSDLLHIERDAELEFTQEELNATPKTDSRLKQPLKPVEYLVNHGQAEQEQCDTVCNLNVISSSNGLGGLRLVLFRVEGTHKLPPSTLSPGNMVCVRTCNNRGEVGASCMQGFVHNLGEDGFSITVAFKSRGGDPTFSKFSGKSVRIDRIQALADGLTYERNCEALMLLQRKGLQKTNASIGAVATLFGDKEDMKMLENNNMADWGESAMPVDGLLEKYNYDFDASQSHAIALGLNKKRPIVVIQGPPGTGKTGLLSNLIRCAVQQRERVLVTAPSNAAVDNMVEKLSGTGLNIVRVGNPSRISPSVSSKSLGEIVKRSLEKFTQEFQMKKSNLRKDLNHCIQDDSLAAGIRQRLKKLGAADPLIKGIGFFDLVIIDEAGQAIEPSCWIPILQGKRCILAGDQHQLAPVILSREAMEGGLGISLLQRASSLHDGLLTTQLTMQYRMHESIASWASNEMYSGLLKSSPSVASRLLVDYPFIQETWITRCALLLLDTRMPYGSLNIDCEEHLDFAGTGSFYNNGEADIVVQHVLNLVLCGVSPTAIAVQSPYIAQVQLLRDTLEEYPEAYGVEVSTIDSFQGREADAVVISMVRSNSLGAVGFLGDSRRMNVAITRARRHVVLVCDSSTICNNAFLARLLRHIRLNGQVRHVEPGSYGGDSGLGFSPPALPSIS from the exons ATGGCCATGAAGCATGCAAAATATCA gttcttgttttcttcttgtgcTACGGTGCTACATGTAAGGAGGAGGAAATTGAAGCTACTTCCATCGCCATATTTCCTGTCCAGCACTAGTTCTGCTCCTATCTCTTCTGTACCGGAAGGTTATTTTCGATTGGTCCTGTTTGCAGGCCCTAGTGAACAAGTATTATTACCAACTGATTCTCATTCAACTACCCCTCATAGCACCAGTAACAATGAAAACCGAAacaagggaaggaggagaagcggGAGAAAGAGGAAGGAGACAGCAAATCAAGAAAGGGAGTGTGTGCCATCTGCAGAGGAAGTGTTCACTAGAATAGGTGCACTCTATGAAAGTGGTGACCCCCTTGGGCGGAAGGAGCTGGGCCGGTGTGTGGTGCAATGGCTAAAGCTGGGCATGCACTCAATGGCCTCCGCATTTGCTTCCACAGAAGTGCAGAATGATGGAGCAGCATTCTCAATGGAGGCGTCATTTGAAGGCAACCTGGGGTTTATAAATCTGGCACAGCCTTACCTCGCTGCCACTCCCATGCCCAAGGGGCAGGAAGCTCTCTGCCTCAAAGCGTCCACCCACTACCCCACCCTCTTTGATCACTTCCAACGGGAACTCCGTGATGTTCTATTGAAACAGCAAAATCAGGGCCTTATTTCTGATTGGCGTTCCACACAATCCTGGATGATTCTGAAAGAATTGCCTAACTCGTCCCAGCATCGGAAAGGTACCCGCAAACCTAAATCTCCAGCTATGCACAGTACCCTTGGGGTAAGCCTCGACAAGACAAGGTTGATGCAGACAAAAATTGATGACTTTGTCAAGAAAATGTCTGACCTTCTACACATTGAGCGAGATGCAGAGCTGGAGTTCACCCAGGAAGAGTTGAATGCCACCCCAAAAACGGATAGTCGGTTGAAGCAGCCACTCAAACCAGTTGAATACTTGGTGAACCATGGTCAGGCAGAACAAGAGCAGTGTGACACTGTTTGCAATTTGAATGTTATCAGTAGCTCAAATG GGTTGGGAGGCTTGCGTTTGGTTCTATTTAGAGTGGAAGGCACCCATAAACTACCTCCATCCACACTCTCTCCTGGGAACATGGTTTGTGTGAGGACATGCAATAACCGGGGTGAGGTTGGTGCCTCTTGTATGCAAGGATTTGTACATAATCTTGGCGAGGATGGTTTCAGTATTACTGTTGCTTTCAAATCTCGTGGTGGTGATCCTACCTTCTCCAAATTTTCTGGTAAAAGTGTGCGGATTGATAGGATACAAGCGTTGGCTGATGGACTCACATATGAG CGCAATTGTGAAGCACTGATGCTTCTGCAGAGGAAAGGTCTGCAGAAAACAAATGCTTCCATTGGGGCAGTAGCCACTTTGTTCGGGGACAAGGAAGACATGAAGATGCTGGAGAATAATAATATGGCTGATTGGGGTGAATCAGCAATGCCTGTTGATGGTTTATTGGAGAAGTACAACTATGATTTTGATGCCTCGCAGTCACATGCTATTGCACTAGGCTTGAACAAGAAAAGGCCTATCGTAGTTATCCAAGGGCCTCCTGGTACAGGCAAGACTGGTTTGCTTAGCAATCTCATTAGATGTGCTGTCCAACAGCGTGAACGTGTTCTTGTAACAGCTCCAAGCAATGCAGCAGTCGATAACATGGTGGAGAAGTTGTCAGGTACAGGGCTTAACATTGTACGGGTTGGAAATCCCTCTAGGATATCTCCATCTGTTTCATCAAAATCCTTGGGGGAGATTGTGAAGAGGAGTCTCGAGAAGTTCACACAAGAGTTTCAGATGAAAAAATCCAACTTAAGAAAGGACTTAAATCATTGCATACAGGACGATTCCTTAGCTGCAGGAATACGTCAACGACTAAAAAAACTTG GGGCAGCCGACCCACTTATCAAGGGTATTGGTTTCTTTGACCTCGTCATTATAGATGAAGCTGGACAAGCAATTGAACCCTCATGCTGGATCCCTATACTACAGGGAAAGCGATGCATTCTTGCTGGTGATCAGCACCAGCTTGCACCTGTAATATTATCCAGAGAGGCTATGGAAGGTGGGCTAGGAATATCTTTACTGCAGAGGGCTTCATCATTGCACGATGGGCTACTGACTACACAGTTAACAATGCAATACAGAATGCATGAATCAATAGCCAGTTGGGCATCGAACGAGATGTATTCTGGGTTGCTCAAATCCTCACCATCAGTCGCTTCTCGCCTTCTTGTTGACTATCCATTTATCCAG GAAACTTGGATAACTCGGTGTGCGTTGCTTTTACTTGATACTCGTATGCCATATGGAAGTTTAAATATCGACTGCGAGGAGCATCTAGATTTTGCTGGTACAGGATCATTTTATAACAACGGTGAGGCAGATATAGTTGTGCAGCATGTACTCAATCTTGTACTATGCG GGGTCTCTCCAACTGCCATTGCAGTTCAATCTCCTTACATTGCGCAGGTACAACTGCTAAGAGATACACTAGAAGAGTATCCAGAGGCTTATGGGGTTGAGGTTTCAACCATAGATAGTTTCCAGGGGAGAGAGGCAGACGCAGTGGTCATATCAATG GTTCGGTCGAACTCCTTGGGAGCCGTAGGATTCCTTGGTGACAGCAGGCGCATGAATGTAGCCATTACTAGGGCACGGCGGCATGTCGTGCTTGTGTGTGATAGTTCTACTATTTGTAACAATGCTTTCCTGGCCAGACTCCTTCGCCATATCCGTCTCAATGGCCAAGTAAGACATGTTGAACCTGGTTCCTATGGAGGTGATTCTGGTCTTGGTTTCAGCCCCCCTGCCTTGCCCTCCATCAGTTAG